The following proteins are encoded in a genomic region of Herminiimonas arsenicoxydans:
- a CDS encoding Conserved hypothetical protein; putative exported protein (Evidence 4 : Homologs of previously reported genes of unknown function), with translation MFKFFDAYSIRARLFPAIIAAAPSLAAVTLLISWKSFGLSNLIATVGILVLLFAIADFARARGRAIESKLYAEHGGIPSVTMFRRNDGTIDAGSKDRYRAFLAGKLAVAAPSPADESANQAGADAFYAQCGNWLRQNTRDTKKFPILFTENITYGFRRNLLGVKALALCLNVIVVTVCTVILWRLMWDTDTPQGSRIAVVLVVAVAHAIYMLLAVSRAAVWDASTAYGRELILSCESFLAQSSSPVRKATTRKSTSKAENISPPPG, from the coding sequence ATGTTTAAGTTCTTCGATGCCTACTCTATACGCGCCAGGCTGTTCCCCGCGATCATCGCAGCAGCACCTTCGCTCGCCGCCGTGACGCTCCTTATTTCGTGGAAATCGTTCGGGCTTTCGAACCTTATTGCGACGGTCGGGATACTCGTGCTCCTATTTGCTATAGCGGACTTCGCGCGGGCTCGTGGCCGCGCGATTGAAAGCAAGCTCTATGCTGAACACGGAGGTATACCTTCGGTCACCATGTTCCGCAGAAATGACGGAACCATCGATGCCGGTTCAAAAGACCGATATCGAGCTTTTCTTGCGGGCAAGCTGGCTGTGGCCGCTCCCAGTCCTGCGGATGAGAGCGCAAACCAAGCCGGTGCAGACGCCTTTTATGCTCAGTGCGGCAACTGGCTTCGTCAAAACACTCGCGATACGAAGAAGTTTCCCATCTTGTTCACGGAAAATATCACGTACGGCTTTCGCCGAAATCTGCTCGGAGTCAAGGCATTGGCGCTTTGTCTGAACGTCATTGTCGTAACAGTCTGCACGGTCATCTTGTGGCGTTTGATGTGGGATACCGACACGCCGCAAGGAAGCCGAATTGCAGTGGTCTTAGTCGTCGCGGTAGCTCACGCCATCTACATGCTTCTAGCCGTGAGTCGCGCTGCTGTATGGGATGCATCTACTGCCTACGGTCGGGAATTGATACTTAGCTGCGAGTCCTTCTTAGCGCAGTCGAGTAGCCCAGTTAGGAAAGCAACTACGCGCAAGAGTACTTCAAAGGCTGAGAACATAAGCCCACCGCCGGGTTAA
- a CDS encoding Conserved hypothetical protein (Evidence 4 : Homologs of previously reported genes of unknown function) — MNYEIDFLPIGEGSGDAIVIRYGDPQGYYLHVVDGGRTETAKTIINHINEFYPGYYINHMMLSHADDDHATGLVGVMEKIEVKNLWMNRPWLYAADILHHFHGNFTLQGLIDDIKARHPYLVELERLAIQKGVRIHEVFQGSTIGAFTVLAPARDRYINSIPDFGKTPDRYTTEAAASQSFGLLRSLTEAAKTWLEEKWDVETLAKNTSTSASNESCVVQYGVLNDKGVLLTADVGPIGLTEAGNFAAQLGLDKPKFVQIPHHGSRHNVTPSVLDMWLGLRQPEGSADGIAFCSVGSNKHDYPRGQVKNAFMRRGFKVYSTRTKWISHSSGGGHPNTAPAVAEEFANEVEGI; from the coding sequence ATGAACTATGAGATCGACTTTTTGCCCATAGGGGAAGGCTCGGGAGACGCAATTGTTATCCGCTACGGCGATCCGCAGGGCTATTATCTGCACGTGGTCGATGGGGGGCGCACGGAGACGGCGAAAACTATCATCAACCATATCAATGAGTTTTACCCTGGTTACTACATCAACCATATGATGTTATCGCACGCTGATGACGATCACGCGACCGGGCTTGTTGGTGTAATGGAGAAGATTGAAGTTAAGAATTTATGGATGAACAGGCCATGGCTTTATGCCGCGGATATTCTTCACCACTTCCACGGAAACTTCACATTGCAAGGCCTGATTGACGACATCAAGGCACGGCATCCATATCTGGTAGAACTTGAGAGGCTTGCCATTCAAAAAGGAGTCCGCATCCACGAGGTCTTTCAGGGCTCGACGATTGGTGCGTTCACCGTTCTTGCTCCCGCAAGAGATCGATATATCAATTCGATCCCTGATTTTGGGAAGACGCCGGACAGGTACACGACCGAAGCTGCTGCATCGCAAAGCTTCGGCCTATTACGATCCTTGACCGAAGCTGCGAAGACATGGCTGGAAGAAAAGTGGGACGTGGAAACGCTCGCGAAGAACACCTCGACCTCGGCGTCTAATGAAAGCTGCGTCGTGCAGTATGGTGTACTGAACGACAAGGGCGTCCTGCTTACTGCGGATGTAGGCCCCATTGGGTTGACGGAGGCAGGCAACTTTGCTGCTCAGCTTGGATTGGACAAACCTAAGTTCGTGCAAATCCCCCATCATGGAAGCAGACACAATGTGACTCCCTCGGTGTTGGACATGTGGCTAGGGCTGAGGCAACCCGAAGGCAGTGCAGACGGTATAGCGTTCTGTTCGGTCGGCTCAAACAAACACGACTATCCGCGTGGGCAAGTGAAGAACGCTTTTATGCGTAGGGGCTTTAAGGTTTACTCCACCCGTACCAAATGGATATCGCACTCCAGCGGAGGTGGGCACCCCAATACGGCTCCTGCGGTTGCGGAAGAGTTTGCCAACGAAGTGGAGGGAATCTGA